The following coding sequences are from one Saprospiraceae bacterium window:
- a CDS encoding rhodanese-like domain-containing protein → MFDFIKKLFSQAPQVDLKQLIREGAFLVDVRTPAEFQSGNVKGSVNIPLDTIPRQLEKFKGKKSVIVFCRSGNRSSQAKTILQRAGISEVYNGGTWEQVKMLKA, encoded by the coding sequence ATGTTCGATTTTATTAAAAAATTATTCTCTCAGGCACCACAAGTAGACCTAAAACAGCTAATTCGAGAGGGTGCGTTTTTGGTGGATGTGCGAACACCTGCAGAATTTCAATCAGGGAATGTTAAAGGGAGTGTAAATATCCCTTTGGACACCATTCCCAGACAACTTGAAAAGTTTAAAGGGAAGAAGTCTGTGATCGTATTCTGTAGGTCGGGCAACCGAAGCAGTCAAGCAAAAACTATACTCCAAAGAGCCGGAATCAGTGAAGTCTATAACGGGGGGACGTGGGAACAGGTTAAAATGCTAAAAGCATAA
- a CDS encoding NAD+ synthase, which yields MKIALAQLNYHIGNFESNLKLMSEAIQEAKSQGADLICFSELCTCGYPPRDFLEFRDFIQRSMKVIQELCNLSEDIAIIVGSPTVNPEIEGKDLHNSAFFLFEKKVHHIAHKALLPNYDIFDEYRYFEPARSFKTLEFKGKKIALTVCEDIWNLGNNNPMYTICPLDEMMEEGFDMIFNLSASPFDYIHASDRLEVIRANVNKYKVPLFYVNNYGAQTEIIFDGGSVVMSPDGSIYDELPYFEKALKIYDLDDVVRGRAEQQQTKHSIELIYRALILGIRDYFKKMGFQRAILGLSGGIDSALTAVLAVHALGKENVKGLLMPSEYSSSGSITDAEALANNLGIDYEIIAIKDIQNKYLETLSPFFKDKPQDVTEENLQARIRGMLLMAFSNKFGYILLNTTNKSEMAVGYGTLYGDLCGGIAVLADVYKTQVYELAAFINRDETIIPINSIQKPPSAELRPGQKDSDSLPDYSILDPILFEYIEKRQGPSDLEAKGFEQNLVNRILKLVNRAEFKRHQSPPVLRISTKAFGQGRRLPIEAKYLY from the coding sequence TTATCATATCGGAAATTTTGAATCAAATCTAAAGCTAATGTCCGAAGCGATTCAGGAAGCCAAATCCCAGGGAGCAGATCTCATTTGTTTTTCGGAGTTGTGTACTTGTGGTTATCCTCCCAGAGACTTTCTTGAATTCAGAGATTTTATTCAAAGATCCATGAAAGTAATTCAAGAGCTTTGTAATCTGAGTGAAGATATTGCCATTATCGTTGGGTCACCTACAGTTAATCCAGAGATTGAAGGGAAAGACTTACACAATTCTGCATTTTTTCTATTTGAGAAAAAAGTCCATCATATCGCACACAAGGCTTTATTGCCTAATTACGATATATTTGACGAATACAGATATTTTGAGCCGGCGCGAAGCTTTAAAACATTAGAATTTAAAGGAAAAAAAATAGCACTGACAGTTTGTGAGGATATTTGGAATTTAGGTAATAATAATCCGATGTACACCATTTGTCCTTTGGATGAAATGATGGAGGAAGGCTTTGACATGATTTTTAATTTGTCCGCATCTCCATTTGATTATATCCATGCATCTGATAGACTTGAGGTCATTAGAGCAAATGTCAATAAATATAAAGTTCCATTATTTTATGTCAATAATTATGGGGCCCAAACAGAAATCATTTTTGATGGAGGCTCTGTAGTCATGTCTCCTGATGGTAGTATTTACGACGAGTTGCCTTACTTTGAAAAAGCATTGAAAATATATGATTTAGATGATGTCGTAAGAGGTCGGGCAGAGCAACAGCAAACGAAGCATTCAATCGAATTGATTTATCGTGCTTTGATCTTGGGGATTAGAGATTACTTTAAAAAAATGGGTTTCCAAAGAGCTATATTAGGACTTTCAGGAGGTATTGATTCGGCGCTCACTGCGGTTTTGGCAGTTCATGCTTTGGGCAAGGAAAATGTTAAGGGTCTCTTGATGCCGTCAGAGTACTCCAGTTCTGGCTCCATTACCGACGCTGAGGCGCTTGCTAATAATCTCGGTATTGACTATGAAATTATCGCTATAAAAGACATTCAAAATAAATATCTCGAAACCTTGTCACCTTTTTTTAAAGACAAGCCTCAGGATGTCACTGAAGAAAATCTACAGGCGAGAATCAGAGGAATGCTGTTGATGGCATTTTCAAATAAATTCGGGTACATTTTGTTGAATACTACAAACAAAAGCGAGATGGCGGTAGGGTATGGCACTTTATATGGAGATTTGTGCGGTGGTATTGCTGTCTTAGCTGATGTATACAAGACCCAAGTGTATGAACTCGCAGCATTTATCAATCGAGACGAAACAATCATCCCAATCAACAGTATTCAAAAACCTCCTTCAGCAGAATTGAGGCCAGGCCAAAAGGACTCTGACTCATTACCTGACTACTCTATTCTTGATCCAATCCTTTTCGAATATATTGAAAAAAGACAAGGGCCTTCAGATCTTGAAGCCAAAGGATTTGAACAAAACCTGGTCAATCGCATTCTGAAATTAGTCAACAGGGCAGAGTTTAAGAGGCATCAATCACCACCGGTACTTCGTATATCGACGAAAGCATTTGGTCAGGGTAGAAGATTGCCTATTGAAGCAAAATACCTGTATTGA
- a CDS encoding tetratricopeptide repeat protein — protein sequence MSRILVLIFCLLLGLGLVPGYAQDPRLAQQYLKNGEYEKAESMYQSLYQKNPQIEVYFSNYLECLISLRKTDEAESLIKKEIDRRPKDCMLYAQYGAFLEKTNQAEKSEKQYEKALQNLSTDLVTVYQLSNFFINQNKFELAISTIEKAQKTNGTHGDFQTLLADLYRKKGDYKKMLENYLLGLKSGVISADNLQNLLVVYLPKDLYPELQTHLYAELEKNPELISYMELLAWSFIQNKDYFQALRQYKAIDAQLQENGNRVYNLSHVAMQDGDYKTAIDGFTYLKNKGNGETFYLDAVRQTLICKRKLVVEKNNYNQGDLVSLESEYEQFRKDYGTSRMAAQLIIEYAELEARYLRNVEKAISILEELIKQAAVDPQTKAEAKLDLADYYLITGERWEATLLYSQVDKDFLEDQLGESARFRNARLSYFAGDFAWAQEQFDILKQATSKLISNDAIDLSVFILDNLAKDTLGEALQLYASAELKVFQNQYDEALNILDSIQYVNVENTLEDDVWYLQGRIFDKQQKTKEALAKYEKILEKYKDDIRADNALWEMAKIYDYQLEDKAKAKELYEKLFIDFSGSILAVEARKRFRTLRGDPVQ from the coding sequence ATGTCTAGAATTTTGGTTTTAATCTTTTGCTTGCTTTTGGGTTTAGGGCTTGTCCCCGGATATGCTCAGGATCCTAGATTGGCACAGCAATATCTCAAGAATGGTGAATATGAAAAAGCCGAGAGTATGTACCAAAGCCTTTACCAGAAAAATCCTCAAATAGAAGTCTATTTCTCAAATTATCTCGAATGCCTCATTTCACTTCGCAAAACGGATGAAGCCGAATCTCTGATTAAAAAGGAAATCGATCGCAGACCTAAAGATTGTATGCTATATGCACAGTATGGCGCTTTTCTGGAAAAGACAAATCAAGCTGAAAAATCAGAAAAACAGTATGAAAAGGCACTCCAAAATTTGTCTACAGATCTAGTAACGGTCTACCAACTGTCTAACTTTTTTATCAACCAAAATAAATTCGAATTAGCCATTTCTACCATTGAAAAAGCACAAAAGACAAACGGAACTCATGGAGATTTTCAAACATTGCTAGCAGACCTTTACCGGAAAAAGGGGGATTACAAAAAAATGTTGGAGAATTACTTGTTAGGATTAAAATCTGGGGTCATAAGTGCAGACAACCTCCAAAATTTGCTTGTAGTTTATCTGCCAAAAGATTTGTATCCTGAACTTCAAACTCATCTTTATGCTGAATTGGAGAAAAATCCGGAATTGATATCTTATATGGAATTGCTGGCTTGGTCCTTTATACAGAATAAAGATTATTTTCAGGCATTGCGCCAATACAAAGCTATAGATGCTCAGCTACAGGAAAATGGTAACAGGGTTTATAACCTTTCCCATGTAGCTATGCAGGACGGTGATTATAAGACTGCCATTGATGGATTTACTTACCTGAAGAATAAAGGGAATGGGGAGACATTTTATCTGGATGCAGTGCGTCAAACACTCATTTGTAAACGCAAGCTTGTGGTTGAAAAGAATAATTACAATCAAGGAGATCTGGTGAGTTTGGAATCTGAATATGAACAGTTTAGAAAAGATTATGGAACTAGTCGTATGGCTGCCCAACTCATTATTGAGTACGCAGAACTCGAAGCCCGTTATCTGAGAAATGTCGAAAAAGCGATCAGTATTCTAGAAGAGCTGATTAAGCAAGCTGCAGTCGATCCTCAAACCAAAGCTGAGGCAAAACTTGATTTAGCGGACTATTATTTAATCACGGGTGAACGATGGGAAGCTACTCTATTATATTCTCAAGTTGATAAAGATTTCTTGGAGGACCAACTGGGAGAATCAGCCAGATTCAGAAATGCTCGTTTATCTTATTTTGCAGGTGATTTTGCCTGGGCTCAAGAACAATTTGACATACTCAAGCAAGCGACTAGTAAGTTGATTTCTAACGATGCTATTGATCTTTCAGTTTTTATTTTGGATAATCTGGCGAAGGACACTCTTGGAGAAGCATTGCAATTGTACGCCTCCGCCGAATTGAAAGTTTTCCAAAACCAATATGATGAAGCTTTGAACATCTTGGATTCTATCCAATATGTGAATGTTGAAAACACTTTGGAAGATGATGTGTGGTATCTGCAAGGCAGGATTTTTGATAAACAACAAAAAACAAAAGAGGCACTTGCCAAATATGAAAAGATCTTAGAAAAATACAAAGACGACATCCGAGCCGATAATGCTCTATGGGAAATGGCAAAAATTTATGATTATCAGCTTGAAGACAAAGCAAAGGCGAAAGAACTTTACGAAAAGTTATTTATTGATTTCAGTGGAAGTATACTAGCAGTCGAAGCAAGGAAAAGATTTAGGACTTTGCGTGGAGATCCTGTGCAATAA
- a CDS encoding DUF4286 family protein, translated as MIIYNVTIKLDPEIHEDWLSWMRRHHIPEVLATGYFVRCRLSKLDVNEEDGITYAVQYECFSSDHLQKYMMLCAPALQKKHIDRYANRFVAFRTILQVIEEIFPADKLS; from the coding sequence ATGATTATTTATAATGTTACGATCAAATTGGATCCGGAAATTCATGAAGATTGGCTCTCCTGGATGAGACGACACCACATTCCCGAAGTATTGGCTACAGGTTATTTTGTGAGATGTAGATTGTCAAAACTGGACGTGAATGAAGAGGATGGAATCACTTATGCAGTCCAATACGAATGCTTCTCCTCTGATCACCTGCAGAAGTATATGATGTTATGTGCTCCGGCACTTCAGAAAAAACATATAGACAGGTACGCCAACCGCTTTGTTGCTTTCAGAACTATTCTCCAGGTTATCGAAGAAATATTTCCTGCGGATAAGCTATCTTGA
- a CDS encoding DUF2892 domain-containing protein — protein MKKNMGSTDKMLRILFAVVVAVLYFMKMITGTAAIILGILAIVFLITSFLNFCPLYVPLGIDTRKQSEK, from the coding sequence ATGAAAAAAAACATGGGAAGTACTGACAAAATGTTGCGGATCCTTTTTGCGGTCGTAGTAGCTGTACTTTATTTTATGAAAATGATCACAGGCACTGCTGCGATAATTTTAGGCATTCTTGCAATTGTGTTTTTGATTACTAGTTTTTTAAATTTCTGCCCTCTTTATGTTCCTCTGGGCATTGATACCAGAAAACAATCAGAGAAATAA
- a CDS encoding heavy-metal-associated domain-containing protein, with protein MDFVVENIKCHGCVNSIKTGLFKIEGVEQVSIDLDSQTIRVDGNADPELIKKSLSGMGYPLLGDNNIIHKAKSYVSCAIGRLDTEAV; from the coding sequence ATGGATTTTGTTGTAGAAAATATTAAATGTCACGGTTGTGTAAATTCTATCAAGACGGGTTTATTCAAGATTGAGGGAGTTGAACAAGTTTCTATTGATTTGGATTCTCAGACAATTCGTGTGGATGGAAATGCAGATCCTGAGCTTATCAAAAAATCATTGAGCGGCATGGGTTATCCTCTTTTGGGTGACAATAATATTATCCACAAGGCTAAGTCCTACGTCAGCTGTGCTATTGGACGACTGGATACTGAAGCAGTTTAA